A region from the Paraurantiacibacter namhicola genome encodes:
- the rpmG gene encoding 50S ribosomal protein L33: protein MAKPATVKIRLNSTAGTGFFYVTKKNPRNITEKMSFRKYDPIAKKHVEFKEAKIK, encoded by the coding sequence ATGGCGAAGCCCGCAACCGTCAAGATCCGCCTCAATTCGACCGCCGGCACCGGCTTCTTCTATGTCACCAAGAAGAACCCGCGCAACATCACCGAGAAGATGAGCTTCCGCAAGTACGACCCGATTGCCAAGAAGCACGTCGAGTTCAAGGAAGCGAAGATCAAGTAA
- a CDS encoding pyridoxal phosphate-dependent aminotransferase translates to MTGADPRAHLGQAMERVAASQTTAMTDRASALREAGRDIISLSVGEPDFPTPSHIIAAAKAALDDGATRYTAVTGTSALKAAAALHFQRDLGIAAQPDAIIATAGGKQAIFEAFAATLSAGDEVIVPSPWWVSYPQMVRFMGASVVPLLTHPRDGFRFDAGELDGQIGPRTKWLVLNSPGNPTGAVYPAQMLRHIGEVLRSHPQVMVLSDDIYAPLNYTSGPHATLAAVCPDLAERVLTVSGVSKAYAMTGFRIGLATGPHWLVDAMGRLQSNTSGNPAAVSQAAAVAALEGPQDFLAEWREAFRERRDLVVRRINAIPGLSCPVPDGAFYAFVDAAPLMDRFGDDAALALHLLDNGVAIVPASAFGGRDGFRISFAASKEKLDEALSRVESALA, encoded by the coding sequence ATGACCGGTGCCGACCCGCGCGCCCATCTGGGCCAGGCGATGGAGCGCGTCGCAGCCTCGCAGACCACCGCCATGACCGACCGGGCGAGCGCCCTGCGCGAAGCAGGGCGGGACATCATCTCCCTCAGCGTGGGTGAGCCGGATTTCCCCACCCCGTCCCACATCATCGCGGCGGCCAAGGCTGCGCTGGATGACGGTGCAACCAGATACACTGCCGTCACCGGGACAAGCGCGCTGAAAGCCGCCGCCGCGCTGCATTTCCAGCGCGATCTCGGCATCGCCGCGCAGCCCGACGCGATCATCGCGACCGCTGGCGGAAAGCAGGCCATCTTCGAGGCTTTCGCGGCGACACTCTCCGCCGGGGACGAGGTGATCGTGCCCAGCCCGTGGTGGGTCAGCTATCCGCAGATGGTGCGCTTCATGGGCGCAAGTGTGGTCCCGCTGCTGACCCATCCGCGCGATGGCTTCCGCTTCGATGCGGGAGAGCTGGACGGCCAGATCGGCCCGCGCACGAAATGGCTGGTGCTCAACAGCCCGGGCAATCCCACCGGCGCCGTCTATCCGGCACAGATGCTGCGCCATATCGGGGAAGTGCTGCGAAGCCATCCGCAGGTCATGGTCCTGTCGGACGATATCTACGCGCCGCTCAATTATACGTCCGGCCCGCATGCCACGTTGGCCGCCGTCTGCCCGGACCTTGCCGAGCGCGTGCTGACCGTGTCCGGCGTGTCCAAGGCCTATGCCATGACCGGCTTTCGCATCGGGCTCGCCACAGGCCCTCATTGGCTGGTCGATGCCATGGGCCGCCTGCAATCCAACACCAGCGGCAACCCCGCCGCCGTTAGCCAGGCCGCAGCCGTGGCCGCGCTGGAGGGGCCACAGGATTTCCTGGCCGAGTGGCGCGAGGCGTTTCGCGAGCGCCGCGACCTGGTGGTGCGCCGCATCAATGCCATTCCCGGCCTGTCCTGCCCCGTGCCGGACGGCGCCTTCTATGCCTTTGTAGACGCTGCCCCGCTGATGGATCGGTTCGGAGACGATGCTGCCCTGGCCCTGCACCTGCTGGACAATGGCGTGGCAATCGTCCCGGCAAGCGCCTTTGGCGGCCGGGATGGCTTCCGCATCAGCTTCGCCGCGAGCAAGGAAAAGCTGGACGAGGCCCTGTCCCGCGTGGAAAGCGCGCTGGCATGA
- the asd gene encoding archaetidylserine decarboxylase (Phosphatidylserine decarboxylase is synthesized as a single chain precursor. Generation of the pyruvoyl active site from a Ser is coupled to cleavage of a Gly-Ser bond between the larger (beta) and smaller (alpha chains). It is an integral membrane protein.), producing the protein MASPFVWLQHALPHHAISRGIGKFASSEVPWLKDMLIRRFIAAYDVNMDEAARGIGEYRSFNDFFTRELKPGARPLADAATHILSPADGAVSQIGQVEQGRIFQAKGRHFTATQLLGGDAEAAERFEGGSFATIYLSPKDYHRVHMPAAGKLSSTTYVPGDLFSVNGVTAENVDGLFARNERLACLFDGPRGSFASVMVGAMIVAGIETVWDGLVETHAPRLVRQDFAARDVSLAAGDEMGRFILGSTAVLLFEPGRVNWRDGLKAGDAVRMGEALGTHA; encoded by the coding sequence ATGGCATCACCATTCGTCTGGCTGCAGCACGCGCTGCCGCATCACGCCATTTCCCGCGGCATCGGCAAATTCGCATCGAGCGAGGTGCCGTGGCTGAAAGACATGCTGATCCGCCGCTTCATCGCCGCTTACGATGTGAACATGGACGAGGCGGCGCGCGGCATCGGCGAATACCGCAGCTTCAACGACTTCTTCACGCGCGAGCTGAAGCCCGGCGCTCGTCCGCTGGCGGACGCTGCCACGCACATCCTCTCCCCCGCCGATGGCGCCGTCAGCCAGATCGGGCAGGTGGAGCAGGGCCGCATATTCCAGGCCAAGGGTCGCCACTTCACCGCCACGCAATTGCTGGGCGGCGATGCGGAAGCGGCAGAGCGTTTCGAGGGTGGCAGCTTCGCCACGATCTATCTCAGCCCGAAGGATTACCACCGCGTCCATATGCCCGCTGCCGGAAAGCTTTCCAGCACGACTTACGTGCCGGGCGACCTGTTTAGTGTGAACGGCGTGACGGCCGAGAACGTGGACGGCCTCTTCGCCCGCAACGAACGGCTGGCCTGCCTGTTCGACGGGCCGCGCGGCAGCTTCGCCAGCGTGATGGTCGGCGCGATGATCGTGGCCGGAATCGAGACCGTGTGGGACGGGCTGGTCGAAACCCACGCGCCCCGGCTGGTGCGGCAGGACTTCGCCGCGCGCGATGTTTCGCTGGCCGCGGGCGACGAGATGGGCCGCTTCATCCTCGGCTCAACAGCCGTGCTGCTGTTCGAGCCTGGCCGCGTAAATTGGCGCGACGGTTTGAAAGCGGGCGATGCGGTGCGGATGGGCGAGGCGCTTGGGACGCACGCCTAG
- the pabB gene encoding aminodeoxychorismate synthase component I, whose product MEVRQPFVLLDDARADGAADAQFYSAPRAIFVAHRPQDVDAALAGADAARREQGGHLAGYIAYEAGLALEPRLQSLAHARTGAAGPLVWLGLFDDPEPIPAAEVPAWLAARADTGHASIGPMDPAISPGGYCANFDALQEAIRAGDIYQANLTFSLHGPARGDPLAIYAAIRPDAAAGYGGLVFDGSHWLLSFSPELFFSLQGRNARVKPMKGTRPRGLDTKSDDALARELASSVKDRAENLMILDLMRNDLSRVAEAGSVDVSDPFAVESYPTVHQMTSTVTATLQAGMGAMDVLRALFPCGSITGAPKIRAMELIDALERDARGPYCGAIGRVDASGDAAFNVAIRTVRLTPGENARHHATLGVGGAIVADSAPMTEWRECLIKAGFLRGAAGGHDLIETMRFEPDSGIARLELHLSRLKASAAELGFQFDRHDARNQIQALCFELGEAAKVRLLLARGGAIALETQPLPQAAEPVRCVALPLPVVASDWRLRHKSTDRGFYADAVAVARGQDAGEAIFVRDDGLVTEGSWSNIFVRGKDGVLLTPPVALGLLPGVERQHLLDSGEAREAELTLGDLAGGFLLGNAVRGLVQAELAG is encoded by the coding sequence ATGGAAGTGAGGCAACCCTTCGTCCTGCTGGATGACGCACGCGCGGACGGGGCAGCGGATGCGCAATTCTACAGCGCGCCGCGCGCCATTTTCGTCGCCCATCGCCCGCAGGATGTGGATGCCGCCCTGGCCGGAGCCGATGCCGCCCGCCGCGAGCAGGGCGGACACCTGGCAGGCTATATCGCTTACGAGGCGGGCCTTGCGCTGGAGCCGCGCCTGCAATCGCTGGCCCACGCTCGCACAGGGGCCGCCGGCCCACTGGTGTGGCTGGGGCTGTTCGATGATCCCGAACCGATCCCGGCAGCAGAGGTGCCCGCATGGCTCGCCGCGCGCGCAGATACAGGGCATGCCAGCATCGGCCCGATGGACCCGGCCATCTCCCCCGGCGGGTATTGCGCGAATTTCGACGCCCTGCAGGAAGCGATCCGCGCAGGCGACATCTACCAGGCCAACCTCACCTTCTCCCTCCACGGCCCGGCGCGGGGCGATCCACTGGCCATCTATGCCGCCATCCGGCCCGATGCCGCAGCCGGATATGGCGGGCTGGTCTTCGATGGCAGCCATTGGCTGCTGAGCTTCAGCCCGGAGCTGTTCTTCAGCCTGCAGGGCCGCAACGCCCGGGTGAAGCCGATGAAAGGCACGCGCCCGCGCGGCCTCGACACGAAAAGCGACGATGCACTGGCGCGAGAACTGGCCAGTTCTGTAAAGGACCGGGCGGAAAACCTGATGATCCTGGACCTGATGCGCAACGATTTGTCGCGTGTGGCAGAGGCAGGCAGCGTGGATGTCAGCGATCCCTTCGCCGTGGAAAGCTATCCCACGGTCCACCAGATGACGAGCACCGTCACGGCCACCTTGCAAGCCGGGATGGGCGCGATGGACGTGCTGCGCGCGCTGTTTCCCTGCGGCTCCATCACCGGCGCGCCCAAGATCCGCGCCATGGAACTGATCGACGCGCTGGAGCGCGATGCGCGCGGCCCCTATTGCGGCGCTATCGGGCGGGTTGATGCCAGCGGCGATGCGGCCTTCAACGTCGCCATCCGCACCGTGCGCCTGACGCCGGGCGAGAATGCGCGCCACCATGCCACGCTGGGCGTTGGCGGGGCGATCGTGGCCGATAGCGCGCCCATGACCGAATGGCGCGAGTGCCTGATCAAGGCCGGCTTCCTGCGCGGCGCGGCGGGCGGACACGATCTGATCGAGACGATGCGCTTCGAACCCGACAGCGGCATCGCGCGGCTGGAGCTGCATCTCTCGCGGCTGAAGGCGAGTGCGGCGGAGCTGGGATTCCAGTTCGACCGGCACGATGCGCGAAACCAGATCCAGGCCCTGTGCTTCGAGCTGGGCGAGGCTGCAAAGGTCCGCCTGCTGCTCGCCCGCGGAGGCGCCATCGCGCTGGAAACGCAGCCCCTGCCGCAGGCTGCAGAGCCGGTTCGCTGCGTCGCCTTGCCCCTGCCCGTCGTCGCCAGCGACTGGCGGCTGCGGCACAAGTCCACGGACCGCGGCTTCTACGCCGATGCGGTCGCCGTGGCGCGCGGGCAGGATGCAGGCGAAGCGATCTTCGTGCGTGACGATGGCCTGGTGACCGAAGGCAGCTGGTCCAATATCTTCGTTCGCGGCAAGGACGGCGTTCTGCTGACCCCGCCCGTAGCGCTCGGCCTGCTGCCCGGCGTCGAGCGCCAGCACCTGCTGGACAGCGGCGAAGCGCGCGAGGCGGAGCTGACGCTTGGCGATCTTGCCGGCGGTTTCCTGCTGGGCAATGCCGTACGCGGGCTGGTGCAGGCGGAACTGGCCGGATGA
- a CDS encoding LolA family protein has protein sequence MAAALAGAMAFAAPLALVAPVTPVAAQSASQQLDQVVTALRSITTLKADFTQTDRAGKTVSGELTLKNPGRIRFEYSKDVNMLVVADGKSLTLVDYEVAQVQRWPIKNSPLGALLDPKRDVKRFGKLVQTGNPNVLSVEVRDPKKPEYGVITLVMVKDAASPGGLKLHSWVALDSQNKRTTVRLSNHRYGVAVSNSAFRFKDPRKSSRRPR, from the coding sequence ATGGCTGCTGCCCTTGCAGGCGCCATGGCCTTTGCCGCGCCGCTTGCGCTTGTTGCGCCGGTCACGCCGGTCGCCGCGCAATCCGCCAGCCAGCAGCTGGACCAGGTGGTCACCGCGCTGCGCTCCATCACCACGCTGAAAGCTGATTTCACGCAGACCGACCGCGCGGGCAAGACCGTGTCGGGCGAACTGACGCTGAAGAACCCCGGCCGCATCCGATTCGAATATTCGAAGGACGTGAACATGCTGGTGGTCGCTGACGGCAAGTCGCTGACGCTGGTCGATTACGAAGTGGCGCAGGTCCAGCGCTGGCCGATCAAGAATTCTCCGCTTGGCGCGCTGCTCGATCCCAAGCGGGACGTGAAGCGTTTCGGCAAGCTGGTGCAGACGGGCAATCCCAATGTGCTGAGCGTGGAAGTGCGCGATCCGAAGAAGCCGGAATACGGCGTCATCACGCTGGTGATGGTGAAGGACGCAGCCTCCCCCGGCGGCCTGAAGCTGCACAGCTGGGTGGCGCTCGATTCGCAGAACAAGCGCACGACCGTGCGGCTGTCGAACCACCGCTATGGCGTGGCGGTCAGCAACTCCGCATTCAGGTTCAAGGATCCGCGCAAGTCGTCCCGTCGCCCGCGGTAA
- the xth gene encoding exodeoxyribonuclease III: protein MVTVATWNINSVRLRMPIVADFLKQEAPDVLCLQEIKCQENQFPYDAFRELGYEHFAVHGQKGYHGVATVAKVPLREFSRHDWQDNGEARHVGVELPDHDGMIVENVYVPAGGDEPDREKNAKFGQKLDFLERMTRWADKVDRPTLIVGDFNIAPLESDVWNHKQLLKVVSHTPVEVESLQRFMDAHGWADLGRQHIPAPDRYFSWWSYRSKDWRVNDRGRRLDHMWASPELAAQSTRHWILEDARSWEKPSDHIPLLTEFTL, encoded by the coding sequence ATGGTCACCGTCGCTACATGGAACATCAATTCGGTCCGCCTGCGGATGCCGATCGTCGCGGATTTCCTGAAGCAGGAGGCGCCCGACGTGCTGTGCCTGCAGGAAATCAAGTGCCAGGAAAACCAGTTCCCCTACGACGCGTTTCGCGAGCTGGGTTACGAGCATTTCGCCGTGCACGGGCAGAAGGGCTATCACGGCGTTGCCACGGTGGCGAAAGTGCCGCTGCGCGAGTTTTCCCGCCACGACTGGCAGGACAATGGCGAAGCCCGCCATGTCGGCGTGGAGCTGCCCGATCATGACGGGATGATCGTGGAGAATGTCTACGTGCCGGCCGGCGGCGACGAGCCGGACCGCGAGAAGAATGCGAAATTCGGACAGAAGCTGGACTTCCTCGAACGCATGACCCGCTGGGCCGACAAGGTGGACCGGCCCACGCTGATCGTGGGCGATTTCAACATCGCACCGCTGGAAAGCGATGTCTGGAACCACAAGCAGCTGCTGAAGGTCGTCAGCCACACGCCGGTCGAGGTGGAGAGCCTGCAGCGCTTCATGGACGCGCATGGCTGGGCCGATCTCGGCCGCCAGCACATCCCCGCGCCGGACCGCTATTTCAGCTGGTGGTCCTATCGCAGCAAGGACTGGCGCGTGAACGATCGCGGGCGGCGGCTGGACCACATGTGGGCCAGTCCGGAGCTTGCGGCGCAATCCACGCGCCACTGGATCCTGGAAGATGCGCGCAGCTGGGAAAAGCCGAGCGACCATATCCCGCTGCTGACGGAGTTCACTCTCTGA
- the arfB gene encoding alternative ribosome rescue aminoacyl-tRNA hydrolase ArfB has protein sequence MSIIDRAQTLAEESFVTASGPGGQNVNKVATAVQLRVNIYALGLPPRIFHRLQDLAGSRLNQAGEIVIDARNHRTQDANRREARERLADLLEASLREPKVRKKSRVNRIGKVKRLKAKKAHGEKKALRGRPEL, from the coding sequence GTGAGCATAATCGACCGGGCGCAGACGCTGGCGGAGGAAAGCTTCGTCACAGCGTCCGGCCCGGGCGGGCAGAACGTCAACAAGGTGGCCACCGCCGTCCAGCTGCGCGTGAACATCTATGCGCTGGGCCTGCCCCCGCGCATCTTCCACCGGCTGCAGGACCTTGCCGGCAGCCGCCTGAACCAGGCGGGCGAGATCGTGATCGATGCCCGCAACCACCGCACGCAGGATGCCAATCGCCGCGAGGCGCGCGAGCGACTGGCCGACCTGCTGGAAGCGAGCCTGCGCGAGCCCAAGGTGCGAAAGAAGAGCCGCGTGAACCGCATCGGCAAGGTGAAGCGCCTGAAGGCGAAGAAAGCGCATGGCGAGAAGAAGGCATTGCGCGGCAGGCCGGAGCTCTGA
- the ribA gene encoding GTP cyclohydrolase II, with product MDALRHGWPVVLPGGQVLLPVETAIGEARSARLLLSQDRAATLKLGNQREAARGMAPVLVRAAGALSSVEALPVADPSLDLANPLKGPFRAEPLDDPESAAAALELARIAGILPAFLVDPDDAGEPAGFDPADLPAFADPQRLQIATRAQLPVREMEDAEIVAFRSADDLREHAALVIGEPDGARTPLVRLHSECLTGDVFGSLKCDCGPQLDGALAAMAAEAREGGWGVLLYMRQEGRGIGLINKLRAYRLQDQGFDTVDANTRLGLPDEARDFPVAGRMLQLMNVASIRLMTNNPRKVAALEATGIEVTERVPHALPDNPYNADYLATKRDRSGHLLP from the coding sequence GTGGACGCACTGCGCCATGGGTGGCCCGTGGTGCTTCCCGGCGGCCAGGTGCTGCTGCCGGTGGAAACTGCCATTGGCGAGGCGCGCTCTGCCCGGCTGCTGCTGTCGCAGGACCGTGCCGCCACGCTGAAACTGGGCAATCAGCGCGAAGCGGCGCGCGGGATGGCGCCCGTCCTGGTGCGCGCCGCCGGGGCGCTGTCCAGCGTGGAGGCGCTGCCGGTGGCTGACCCCTCGCTCGACCTCGCCAACCCGCTGAAGGGCCCCTTCCGCGCCGAGCCGCTGGACGATCCCGAAAGCGCCGCGGCCGCGCTGGAGCTGGCCCGCATTGCCGGCATCCTGCCCGCCTTCCTGGTGGACCCTGATGACGCGGGCGAGCCTGCCGGTTTCGACCCGGCCGACCTGCCTGCATTCGCCGATCCGCAGCGCCTGCAGATCGCGACGCGTGCGCAGCTGCCCGTGCGCGAAATGGAAGATGCGGAGATCGTCGCCTTCCGCAGCGCAGATGACCTGCGCGAACATGCAGCGCTGGTTATCGGCGAGCCGGACGGCGCGCGCACCCCGCTGGTCCGCCTGCATTCCGAATGCCTGACGGGGGATGTCTTCGGCAGCCTGAAATGCGACTGCGGCCCGCAGCTGGACGGCGCGCTGGCCGCCATGGCCGCAGAGGCGCGCGAGGGCGGATGGGGCGTGCTGCTCTACATGCGGCAGGAAGGGCGCGGCATCGGATTGATCAACAAGCTGCGCGCTTATCGCCTGCAGGACCAGGGCTTCGACACGGTCGATGCGAACACCCGCCTGGGCCTGCCAGACGAAGCGCGCGACTTTCCCGTGGCGGGTAGGATGCTCCAGCTGATGAATGTCGCTTCGATCCGGCTGATGACGAACAATCCGAGGAAAGTCGCTGCGCTGGAGGCTACGGGTATAGAGGTGACCGAGCGCGTACCCCATGCGCTGCCCGACAATCCGTACAATGCGGACTATCTAGCTACCAAGCGCGACCGATCAGGCCACCTCCTGCCTTGA
- a CDS encoding helicase HerA-like domain-containing protein, whose amino-acid sequence MAQIFLGLAENGEEQFLDLSRANRHGLVAGATGTGKTVTLQGMAESFSANGVPVFVADVKGDLSGISMPGSPTFKHADKLEGRAKELGMDDYAYSDNPAIFWDLYGEQGHRIRTTVSEMGPLLLSRLLDLNDTQEGVMQIVFRYADDNGLLLLNFDDLQQMMLHVAQNSKDISAQYGNVSKQSVGAIQRQLLSFESQGADMFFGEPALEIDDFLRTDENGRGYINVLAADKLMRSPKLYATFLLWLLAELFETLPEVGDPEKPKLVFFFDEAHLLFDDAPKALEDKIEQVVRLIRSKGVGVFFVTQNPIDIPEEVAGQLGNRVQHALRAFTPRDKKAIKAAADTFRINEDLDVEEAITQLRVGEALVSTLMEDGAPSIVQRTLIKPPRSRLGPITAKERAIIQSVSPLDGKYDEAVDRESAEEVLLAKAADAAATAEEVEEKGREEVAKRPRKTKSLWEKAIGRGAKVAAGSAAGAAAAAVLGKKSRANPVKSGVTSAVGSIATDLAGPIAGRFVRNLIGGLMR is encoded by the coding sequence ATGGCGCAGATTTTCCTCGGGCTTGCAGAGAATGGCGAGGAGCAGTTCCTCGACCTCTCGCGCGCCAACCGGCACGGCCTGGTCGCAGGCGCGACCGGCACGGGCAAGACCGTCACGCTGCAGGGCATGGCGGAAAGCTTTTCCGCAAACGGCGTCCCGGTGTTCGTGGCCGATGTGAAGGGCGACCTGTCCGGCATCTCCATGCCCGGCAGCCCGACCTTCAAGCATGCCGACAAGCTGGAAGGCCGTGCGAAGGAACTGGGCATGGATGACTATGCCTATTCGGATAATCCGGCGATCTTCTGGGACCTTTACGGGGAACAGGGCCACCGCATCCGCACCACAGTTTCCGAAATGGGGCCGCTGCTGCTCAGCCGCCTGCTGGATTTGAACGACACGCAGGAAGGCGTGATGCAGATCGTCTTCCGCTATGCCGATGATAACGGCCTGCTGCTGCTGAACTTCGACGATTTGCAGCAGATGATGCTGCATGTGGCCCAGAATTCGAAGGACATCAGCGCGCAATATGGCAATGTGTCGAAGCAGTCGGTCGGCGCGATCCAGCGCCAGCTGCTGAGCTTCGAAAGCCAGGGCGCGGACATGTTCTTCGGCGAACCGGCGCTGGAGATCGACGATTTCCTGCGCACCGACGAGAATGGCCGCGGCTACATCAACGTGCTGGCCGCAGACAAGTTGATGCGCAGCCCGAAGCTTTACGCCACCTTCCTGCTGTGGCTGCTGGCCGAACTGTTCGAAACGCTGCCCGAGGTGGGCGACCCCGAAAAGCCCAAGCTGGTGTTCTTCTTCGACGAGGCACACCTGCTGTTCGACGATGCGCCCAAGGCGCTGGAGGACAAGATCGAGCAGGTCGTGCGCCTGATCCGGTCCAAGGGCGTGGGCGTGTTCTTCGTCACGCAGAACCCGATCGACATTCCCGAAGAGGTCGCAGGCCAGCTGGGCAACCGCGTGCAGCACGCCCTGCGCGCCTTCACCCCGCGCGACAAGAAGGCGATCAAGGCCGCCGCCGATACCTTCCGCATCAACGAGGATCTCGATGTCGAGGAAGCGATCACCCAGCTGCGCGTGGGCGAGGCGCTCGTCTCCACCTTGATGGAGGATGGCGCGCCCTCCATCGTACAGCGCACGCTGATCAAGCCGCCGCGCAGCCGCCTGGGCCCGATCACGGCCAAGGAACGCGCCATCATCCAGTCGGTCAGCCCGCTCGATGGCAAATATGACGAGGCGGTGGACCGCGAGAGCGCCGAGGAAGTCCTGCTGGCCAAGGCCGCCGATGCCGCCGCCACCGCAGAAGAGGTGGAGGAGAAGGGCCGCGAGGAAGTCGCCAAGCGCCCGCGCAAGACCAAGAGCTTGTGGGAAAAGGCAATTGGCCGCGGGGCCAAGGTCGCCGCAGGCTCTGCCGCCGGGGCCGCTGCTGCCGCCGTGCTGGGCAAGAAATCGCGTGCCAATCCGGTGAAGTCCGGCGTCACAAGCGCCGTCGGCTCCATTGCGACGGATCTGGCGGGGCCGATTGCGGGGCGCTTTGTGCGCAATCTGATCGGCGGGCTGATGCGCTAA
- a CDS encoding RluA family pseudouridine synthase has protein sequence MSDPVPILYEDGEALVIDKPAGLPIDTPRKGGPALVDHLDDLRLGFQRQPTPVHRLDTDTSGCLLLARNPKALKRFNKAFEDRLVSKTYLGVLAGELAEEEGTIELALAKISSAEKGWRMIPAKKGKPSVTHWRRLEIRGGRTLVEFRPETGRTHQIRVHTEHGLGLPLVGDPIYGVRDGAGMLLHAHALKVEREGKTPIEATAPLPARFGEWTAV, from the coding sequence ATGAGCGATCCGGTCCCTATCCTGTACGAAGACGGCGAAGCCCTGGTGATTGACAAGCCCGCGGGCCTGCCGATCGATACGCCGCGCAAGGGCGGCCCGGCGCTGGTCGACCATCTCGATGACCTGCGGCTGGGCTTCCAGCGCCAGCCCACGCCGGTGCACCGATTGGATACCGACACCAGCGGCTGCCTGCTGCTGGCGCGCAATCCCAAGGCGCTGAAGCGGTTCAACAAGGCGTTCGAAGACCGCCTGGTCAGCAAGACCTACCTCGGTGTGCTGGCGGGCGAACTGGCCGAGGAAGAGGGCACGATCGAACTCGCGCTCGCCAAGATTAGCAGCGCCGAGAAAGGCTGGCGGATGATCCCTGCGAAGAAGGGCAAGCCCTCCGTCACGCACTGGCGCCGGCTGGAAATCCGCGGTGGCCGCACGCTGGTGGAATTCCGCCCGGAGACAGGCCGCACCCACCAGATCCGCGTGCATACGGAGCATGGCCTCGGCCTGCCGCTGGTGGGCGATCCCATCTATGGCGTGCGCGATGGTGCCGGCATGCTGCTGCACGCCCACGCCCTGAAGGTGGAGCGCGAAGGCAAGACGCCAATCGAGGCGACCGCGCCGCTGCCCGCACGCTTTGGCGAGTGGACGGCAGTGTGA
- a CDS encoding GNAT family N-acetyltransferase, translating to MTEIRIRNERPEDLATIHALTATAFEGRVYSDGSEPRIVDQLRCDGDLALSLVAADSRRIVGHIAFSPVTISDGTEGWYGLGPVSVWPELQRQGIGSALIRKGLANLQTMGTKGVVLLGSTEYYPRFGFEHDPKLVYPGPPAEKFQRLVLSGPAPEGTVSYAPAFG from the coding sequence TTGACTGAAATCAGGATCCGAAACGAACGGCCCGAAGATCTCGCGACGATCCACGCACTGACGGCGACAGCTTTCGAGGGTCGGGTCTATAGCGACGGCAGCGAGCCGCGCATTGTCGACCAGCTTCGCTGCGATGGCGATCTGGCACTATCGCTGGTTGCGGCCGATAGCCGGCGGATCGTCGGCCATATCGCCTTCTCGCCTGTCACCATCTCAGATGGCACGGAAGGGTGGTACGGCCTCGGTCCGGTAAGCGTTTGGCCAGAACTGCAGCGGCAAGGCATCGGAAGCGCGCTGATTCGCAAGGGTCTCGCCAACCTGCAGACTATGGGCACGAAGGGCGTCGTGCTGCTTGGCTCGACCGAATATTATCCGCGTTTCGGGTTCGAGCATGATCCGAAGCTCGTCTATCCCGGCCCTCCAGCAGAAAAGTTCCAGCGGCTGGTCCTGAGCGGGCCCGCACCTGAAGGCACCGTCAGCTACGCACCCGCATTCGGCTAG